TAAAGAGTCGGATTTTCCCCCAGGTAGCTTTAAACATTGCTAATTTTTTCTAATTATCAACCATCAAATATTTTTTTTCTAATAATAAAAACCATCAAGGAGTTTCGGGGAAAAACCTCAAGTTCGGGCCCGTGATGTGGATTGGAAAGTGGAAAAATGGTGAGCAGGGACAGGGATAATATGGGAAAGGTCAAACCACTTCCTGAAGACCATGATATTCCCTATGACTTGCTTTTACTTGCAGATGAAATAGTTGAAGCCATTACATTTTAATTCTAGAACCAGAGACTTACCTAACATAGCTAACGCTAGGATAATAAAAAAAAAATAAAAAAAGTGTTTAAAATGGCAGCTCCGTGTAGGTGCCTTTATAAGTCCACGAGTTGGTATTCCAGTTGTTGATTACTCCTAGCTCATTTCTGTAGCTAGTTGCATCCGCATTGTACCATTGTCCATTTACATATATCTGAGCCCATACATGACCATACCAAGCACCACTAGTGGTAAAGTAACAGGTTCCATGTACGTATCTTGCAGGTAATCCAGCTGCTCTTGAAAGGGCCACGATTAGATGTGAATGATCACAGCAATTCGCACTTCCAGAAGAGAGGGTTCCAATTGCTCCTTTCTGAGAGTCGTAGTAATATGAATAGTCTATGTTGTCTCGCACCCAATTAAAGATGCGTTGGGCCTTATCATAGCTGGATGTTGCACCAGAGGTTATACTCTGGGCTAATGCAATTATACGGGGGTCGTTAACCTCACAGTTCGTAGTTGCCTGTAGGTACTGTAGTAGATCCGCAGGTACAGTTTCACTGGTTCCCACAACACTGCTCCATGGTTTCATGGATGCATAGTTGGGTAAATAACCGTTGGTACCATAGTAGTTCATCACTCGGGAGTAGAGGTATATCTGTGACTGATAACTTATTTTCCCGAGTCCAACTATCCCAAATTCTGGGGCTTTGTTGTTGGTGTCCATGTAACTTGAGATACGCTGAGCGAAATCAACATATTCATTCAAGTATATGTTACCACTGGTCATCTGTTCGTAACTTGAAGAGGGTAGTGTTTCACTGTTCAAGTATACTGGTGCGGTGTTCTTGTTATTCAGGTTTACAGTGGCTGTAGTTAGTAAATGAAGGAACTGTGCCATGTTTACCTGAGTGCTTCCCAGGGTTACGTAGTTGGGCAGTGCTTTGTTGTTTTCGATGTAGTTTTTTACCCGGAGTGCTCCATCGGCAATTTCACTTATAGTGAAACTGGTACCGGTAGTTGAGTTTCCGTTGATGGGTATGTTTGCAGTAGACCATGGTTTCACTACCGCATAGTTAGGTAGTGCGTTGTTGGTGTCGCTGTAGGCTAAAACCCTGGTGTACATGTAAACCAGTGACTGATAACTAATTTTACCCAGACCATTCAACCCATATATAGGAGCCTCATGGTTACTGTTCATATAGGAAACAATCCTAGATGCCAGATCCAGATAATC
The Methanobacterium sp. DNA segment above includes these coding regions:
- a CDS encoding transglutaminase domain-containing protein, which codes for DYLDLASRIVSYMNSNHEAPIYGLNGLGKISYQSLVYMYTRVLAYSDTNNALPNYAVVKPWSTANIPINGNSTTGTSFTISEIADGALRVKNYIENNKALPNYVTLGSTQVNMAQFLHLLTTATVNLNNKNTAPVYLNSETLPSSSYEQMTSGNIYLNEYVDFAQRISSYMDTNNKAPEFGIVGLGKISYQSQIYLYSRVMNYYGTNGYLPNYASMKPWSSVVGTSETVPADLLQYLQATTNCEVNDPRIIALAQSITSGATSSYDKAQRIFNWVRDNIDYSYYYDSQKGAIGTLSSGSANCCDHSHLIVALSRAAGLPARYVHGTCYFTTSGAWYGHVWAQIYVNGQWYNADATSYRNELGVINNWNTNSWTYKGTYTELPF